The Streptomyces sp. HUAS CB01 genome has a segment encoding these proteins:
- a CDS encoding YccF domain-containing protein, which produces MKTILNVIWLILCGFWMFLGYLLAGVLLCITIIGIPFGLAAFRIGVYALWPFGQTVVERRDAGAPSCIGNVLWLVLAGWWLALGHVVTGIALCLTIIGIPLGLANFKLIPVSLLPLGKEIVPSDQPFVAR; this is translated from the coding sequence ATGAAGACAATCCTGAACGTCATCTGGCTCATCCTGTGCGGCTTCTGGATGTTCCTCGGCTATCTGCTGGCCGGCGTCCTGCTCTGCATCACCATCATCGGCATCCCGTTCGGCCTGGCCGCCTTCCGCATCGGCGTCTACGCGCTCTGGCCCTTCGGGCAGACGGTGGTGGAGCGCAGGGACGCCGGGGCGCCCTCCTGCATCGGCAATGTGCTCTGGCTGGTCCTGGCCGGCTGGTGGCTGGCGCTCGGGCACGTCGTCACGGGCATCGCCCTCTGCCTCACCATCATCGGCATCCCGCTGGGTCTCGCGAACTTCAAGCTGATCCCCGTCTCGCTGCTGCCCCTGGGCAAGGAGATCGTGCCGAGCGACCAGCCCTTCGTGGCCAGGTGA